In Procambarus clarkii isolate CNS0578487 chromosome 60, FALCON_Pclarkii_2.0, whole genome shotgun sequence, one genomic interval encodes:
- the LOC138353930 gene encoding uncharacterized protein — MYNTAIFWHNQQVYALTRTPSSYNTQVYALTRTPGSYNTQVYALTRTPSSHNTQMYALTRTPGSYNTQVYALTRTPGSHNQQVYALTRTPGSYNTQVYALTRTPGSHNQQVYALTRTPSSHNTQVYALTRTPGSHNTQVYALTRTPGSHNQQVYALTRTPSSHNQQAYALTRTPGSHNTQMYALTRTPGSHNTQVYALTRTPGSYKQQAYAPHTYSGLA, encoded by the coding sequence atgtaTAACACTGCCATCTTCTGGCATAACCAGCAGGTGTACGCCCTCACACGTACTCCAAGCTCGTATAATACGCAGGTGTACGCCCTCACACGTACTCCAGGCTCGTATAACACGCAGGTGTACGCCCTCACACGTACTCCAAGCTCGCATAACACACAGATGTACGCCCTCACACGTACTCCAGGCTCGTATAACACGCAGGTGTACGCCCTCACACGTACTCCAGGCTCGCATAACCAGCAGGTGTACGCCCTCACACGTACTCCAGGCTCGTATAACACGCAGGTGTACGCCCTCACACGTACTCCAGGCTCGCATAACCAGCAGGTGTACGCCCTCACACGTACTCCAAGCTCGCATAACACGCAGGTGTACGCCCTCACACGTACTCCAGGCTCGCATAACACGCAGGTGTACGCCCTCACACGTACTCCAGGCTCGCATAACCAGCAGGTGTACGCCCTCACACGTACTCCAAGCTCGCATAACCAGCAGGCGTACGCCCTCACACGTACTCCAGGCTCGCATAACACACAGATGTACGCCCTCACACGTACTCCAGGCTCGCATAACACGCAGGTGTACGCCCTCACACGTACTCCAGGCTCGTATAAACAGCAGGCGTACGCCCCTCACACGTACTCCGGGCTTGCATAA
- the LOC138353931 gene encoding uncharacterized protein, protein MYALTRTPGSHNTQVYALTRTQGSYNTQVYALTRTPGSHNQQVYALTRTPSSHNTQMYALTRTPGSYNTQVYALTRTPGSHNQQVYALTRTPSSHNTQVYGLTRTPGSHNTQVYALTRTPGSHNQQVYALTRTPSSHNQQAYALTRTPGSHNTQMYALTRTPGSHNTLVYALTRTPGSYKQQAYAPHTYSGLA, encoded by the coding sequence ATGTACGCTCTCACACGTACTCCAGGCTCGCATAACACGCAGGTGTACGCCCTCACACGTACTCAAGGCTCGTATAACACGCAGGTGTACGCCCTCACACGTACTCCAGGCTCGCATAACCAGCAGGTGTACGCCCTCACACGTACTCCAAGCTCGCATAACACACAGATGTACGCCCTCACACGTACTCCAGGCTCGTATAACACGCAGGTGTACGCCCTCACACGTACTCCAGGCTCGCATAACCAGCAGGTGTACGCCCTCACACGTACTCCAAGCTCGCATAACACGCAGGTGTACGGCCTCACACGTACTCCAGGCTCGCATAACACGCAGGTGTACGCCCTCACACGTACTCCAGGCTCGCATAACCAGCAGGTGTACGCCCTCACACGTACTCCAAGCTCGCATAACCAGCAGGCGTACGCCCTCACACGTACTCCAGGCTCGCATAACACACAGATGTACGCCCTCACACGTACTCCAGGCTCGCATAACACGCTGGTGTACGCCCTCACACGTACTCCAGGCTCGTATAAACAGCAGGCGTACGCCCCTCACACGTACTCCGGGCTTGCATAA